One window of the Haloarcula halobia genome contains the following:
- a CDS encoding polymer-forming cytoskeletal protein, which produces MTGWRRREGRQRAQSAPLGLLLVFSMVIVGSTLVVGLGATALTDTEVGLDVSRSEKVMTQLDSQAAMVALGSSNGQQVSLSRVQGARYRVDDAAGRMEITITNSSASPTTTTTLLDVPLGAVVYENEDRQVAYQGGGVWKKSRNGTVMVSPPEFYYRDATLTLPLITVSGDTTLSGRASLTPGETTQVYPDASADRTNPLETGVVNVTVTSEYYRAWGRYFEERTDGKASYDHPNQRVTATLTVPTGPREVTSAVAATSAGGEIRLSGNGGDPARTDSYDSSVGTGAYADTRGAFGTVTTAGDVVVTGNSEVNGSIRSGDRVEVKGSGWVNGSVEYTSSKKIKGTVEGSVTQIGGVDGAAPVDGYVQQQVDNASAENDNGDAGVPITSTTLDSGDQTLTEGVYYLDSLTLDGRTLTLDTGSGDVTIAVRDFVHIKNDGRIEVQGDGQVRVFVQGEATSPTGAHLSIPNSGGVVDVADNQNASQFWLYGKSDFTTRISGSGSSTIRYEGVIYAPAGITGSSDVYIGKAHLYGGIVAGSVELDNGGTVHYDQALLGQRAIPPQTNIVRLTYLHISENKLNVTSG; this is translated from the coding sequence ATGACTGGTTGGCGTCGCCGCGAGGGTCGACAGCGTGCGCAGTCCGCGCCGCTCGGACTGTTACTCGTCTTCAGCATGGTTATCGTCGGGTCGACGCTGGTCGTGGGGCTGGGCGCGACGGCGCTGACCGACACCGAGGTGGGACTGGACGTCTCGCGTTCGGAGAAAGTGATGACACAGCTGGACTCCCAGGCGGCGATGGTCGCACTGGGCTCTTCGAACGGCCAGCAGGTGTCGCTCTCGCGGGTACAGGGTGCCCGGTACCGCGTCGACGACGCGGCCGGTCGGATGGAGATAACCATCACGAACTCCTCGGCGTCCCCGACGACGACGACGACGCTGCTGGACGTCCCGCTCGGCGCCGTCGTCTACGAGAACGAGGACCGCCAGGTCGCCTACCAGGGCGGCGGCGTCTGGAAGAAATCCCGGAACGGGACCGTGATGGTCTCACCGCCGGAGTTCTACTACCGTGACGCGACGCTGACGCTCCCGCTGATCACCGTCAGCGGCGACACGACGCTGTCCGGCCGGGCCTCGCTGACCCCCGGCGAGACGACCCAGGTCTACCCCGACGCGAGCGCCGACCGGACGAACCCCCTCGAGACCGGCGTCGTCAACGTCACCGTCACCAGCGAGTACTACCGCGCCTGGGGCCGGTACTTCGAGGAGCGGACCGACGGGAAGGCCTCCTACGACCACCCGAATCAGCGGGTCACCGCCACGCTGACCGTCCCGACCGGCCCGCGGGAGGTGACCAGCGCCGTCGCCGCGACGTCCGCCGGCGGCGAGATCCGCCTCTCGGGCAACGGTGGCGACCCCGCCCGGACCGACAGCTACGACTCCTCGGTGGGGACGGGCGCGTACGCCGACACGAGGGGCGCGTTCGGCACCGTCACCACCGCGGGCGACGTCGTCGTCACGGGCAACAGCGAGGTCAACGGGTCGATTCGTTCCGGCGACCGCGTCGAGGTCAAGGGGAGCGGGTGGGTCAACGGCAGCGTCGAGTACACCTCGAGCAAGAAGATCAAGGGGACCGTCGAGGGGAGCGTCACCCAGATCGGCGGTGTCGACGGCGCCGCGCCGGTCGACGGCTACGTCCAGCAGCAGGTCGACAACGCGAGCGCCGAGAACGACAACGGCGACGCTGGCGTCCCCATCACGAGCACCACGCTCGACAGCGGCGACCAGACGCTCACCGAGGGCGTCTACTACCTCGACAGCCTGACGCTCGACGGCCGGACGCTGACGCTCGACACCGGGAGCGGCGACGTCACCATCGCGGTCCGGGACTTCGTCCACATCAAGAACGACGGGCGCATCGAGGTGCAGGGTGACGGACAGGTGCGTGTGTTCGTCCAGGGCGAGGCCACCAGTCCCACCGGCGCGCACCTCTCGATTCCCAACTCCGGGGGCGTCGTCGACGTGGCGGACAACCAGAACGCCTCGCAGTTCTGGCTCTACGGCAAGTCCGACTTCACGACCCGCATCAGCGGGTCGGGTTCCTCGACTATCCGCTACGAGGGGGTCATATACGCGCCCGCAGGCATCACCGGGTCGAGCGACGTCTACATCGGCAAGGCACACCTCTATGGCGGCATCGTCGCCGGCAGCGTCGAGCTGGACAACGGCGGGACGGTCCACTACGACCAGGCGCTCCTGGGCCAGCGCGCCATCCCGCCCCAGACTAACATCGTCCGGCTGACCTACCTCCACATCTCGGAGAACAAACTGAACGTCACGAGCGGGTGA